One Spinacia oleracea cultivar Varoflay chromosome 4, BTI_SOV_V1, whole genome shotgun sequence DNA segment encodes these proteins:
- the LOC110801011 gene encoding 60S ribosomal protein L31 encodes MVEQTKGRKEEVVTREYTINLHKRLHGCTFKKKAPNAIKEIRTFAKKAMGTNDVRVDVKLNKQIWSRGIRSVPRRIRVRIARKRNDDEDAKEELYSLVTVAEIPAEGLKGLGTKVIEDED; translated from the exons ATGGTTGAGCAAACTAAGGGACGAAAGGAAGAGGTTGTGACTCGGGAGTACACCATCAACCTACACAAGCGTCTTCATGGATG CACCTTCAAGAAGAAGGCACCAAATGCCATCAAGGAAATCAGAACTTTCGCCAAGAAGGCAATGGGAACCAATGATGTTAGAGTAGACGTGAAGCTTAACAAGCAAATCTGGAGCAGGGGAATCAGGAGTGTTCCAAGGAGAATCCGTGTTCGCATTGCTCGCAAGAGAAATGATGACGAGGATGCCAAGGAAGAGCTTTACTCTTTGGTGACTGTTGCTGAAATTCCAGCTGAAGGTTTGAAGGGTCTTGGTACTAAGGTTATTGAAGACGAAGATTAA